Proteins encoded within one genomic window of Nordella sp. HKS 07:
- a CDS encoding DUF4164 family protein, with product MADTRKLDEALNLFDAALRQFEAAVARQNERKSHEESLEAAAEALRLDRSRLAQELDGVRAKANDLVSTNQKAVGKIDAAMSRIRAVLHSNSGG from the coding sequence ATGGCGGATACGCGCAAGCTCGACGAGGCATTGAATTTGTTCGACGCGGCGCTCAGGCAGTTCGAGGCCGCTGTCGCGCGGCAGAACGAGCGCAAGTCGCACGAAGAGTCGCTTGAAGCGGCGGCGGAGGCGCTGCGGCTCGACCGTTCGCGGCTCGCCCAGGAGCTCGACGGTGTGCGCGCCAAGGCCAATGACCTTGTTTCCACCAATCAGAAGGCGGTCGGCAAGATAGATGCGGCGATGTCGCGCATCCGTGCCGTTCTCCACAGCAACAGTGGAGGGTAA